GGGATCGCAGGTGATCGCGTCCATCAGTTCCGGCACCTGCGACAGCCCGCCGCCGATCACGATCGCATCCGGGTCCAGAAGATTGATGACCATCGCGAAGGCCCGGCCCAGGCGATGGCGCCAGCGCATGATCGCCGCGATCGCCATCTCGTCGCCCTGGCGCGCATCCGCGATCACCGCCTCGGCGCTGCGGCAGGCCAGGGCCGATGCCTCGTCCTGCCCGCGCAGGCGCGCGGCATCGCCGGCCAGGCCCGGGCCGGAGAGCAGGGTTTCGATGCAGCCGCTGCGACCACAGTAACAGGCGGGGCCGGGCAGTTCCGGAACACGGTCGGCATCGGGCGGCAGCGCTGCGCCGGCGGTGCGGCTCCAGGGCTGCGCCCAGGGCATCGGGACATGGCCCCATTCACCGGCGATCGCGTCGGCGCCATGATGGACCCGCCCCTGAATGGCAATGCCGCCGCCGACCCCGGTGCCCAGGATCACCGCGAACACCACCCCGGCGCCGGCGGCAGCACCGTCGCTCGCTTCAGACACGGCCAGGCAGTTGGCATCGTTCGCCAGGCGCACCGCCCGACCCGATGCCGCCGCCAGGTCGCGATCCAGCGGCCTGTCGTTCAGCCACAGCGAGTTGGCATTCTTCACCAGTCCGGTCTTGGGGCTGATCGCGCCCGGAATGCCGATGCCGATCGGCAGCATGCCGGTTGGCGCGATACCGGTCGGCGCGATACCGGTCTGCGCGATACCGGTCGGCGCGATCCTGGCCGCCTGCTCCAGCCGCGTCGCCAGATCGCCGATCGCCGCCAGGGTGCCGGCGTAATCGTCACGGGGGGTGGGAACGCGCATGTGTGCCAATGTGCGGCCGCTCAGGCGGTCGATGGCGATGCCGGCGATTTTGGTGCCGCCAAGGTCGATGCCCAGCAGCACCGGCGCCGGTGCCGCCGGGCGGGCAGTTGTCGGGTGGCTGTCATCCGGTCGTGCCGGGGCCGAAGGCCGGGGGCGTGCCGGGGCCGAAGGCCGGGGGGCGGCGGTGGTCATGTCGGCTGCGGGCCTCGCCTTGTTCGCATGATACAAATGGACGATCGACCACGCATGATGTTGCACCGCCTGACGGTTCGCCACAAAATGATTGCTGCGGTCATCGGAACCGGGCATCGTGCGCCGGTACGAGGCGAGCCGCCGGTCGCGGACCGTTCGACGTGAGGTCGAACCGTTGCAGAGATCGATGTAGCCTCTAGAAGGCGCGGGGCGGAAGAAGCCATGCCGAAGACGGTTCTGATCGTCGAAGACAACGACTTGAACATGAAGCTGTTCAACGACCTCCTTGAGGCGAACGGCTACGTGACTTTGCAGACCCGTGACGGCATGGAGGCGCTGAAGATCGCGCGGGAGCAGCATCCAGATCTGATCCTGATGGATATTCAGCTGCCTGAGGTTTCGGGACTGGATGTCACGAAGTGGATCAAGGCGGATGATGAGCTGCGGACTATTCCGATTATTGCCGTAACGGCCTTCGCGATGAAGGGCGACGAGGAGAAGATCCTGGATGCCGGCTGTGAGGGCTATATCTCGAAGCCGATTTCTGTGACGCCTTTCCTCGAGACAGTGCGCAAGTTTCTGGATTGAGGGGCTATGCCCGGTCGCGTTCTCGTCGTCGATGACCTCTTGCCCAACCTTAAGCTGTTCGAAGCGAAGCTTACGGCAGAGTATTACGACGTCGATCTGGCCCAGAACGGCGAGGCAGCGCTGCTGCGTGCCCAGGTCCATCCGCCGGATATCGTGCTGCTCGACATCATGATGCCGGGCATGGATGGCTACGAGGTCTGCCGCCGGCTGAAAAGTGATCCCGACACCGCCCATATTCCGGTGGTGATGGTGACGGCGCTGAGCGACAGCGTGGAACGGGTCCGGGCGCTGGAGGCCGGCGCCGACGACTTCCTGACCAAACCGATCAACGATGCCGCGCTGTTCGCGCGCGTGCGGTCGCTGACCCGGCTGAAGATGATCCTCGACGAATTGCGTCTGCGCGAACAGACCATCTCGGATTTCGGTGTCGGTGCCGCAGCACCCTTGCCGCTGGACGAAAGCGCCGATGGCGCCCGTGTGCTGGTGGTCGACGACAGCGAGATCGAGCGCGATTTCCTGGCCAACCGGTTGAAGAAGACCCACAGCGTCAGTGCCGTCGGCACCGCTCTGGAAGCGCTGGATCTGGCGCGCACCGAGGGTTTCGACCTGATCGTGGTCAATATGCTGATCGAAACCTTCGATCCGCTGCGCCTGTGCAGCCAGATGCGCGCGATCGACGAGACCCGCCAGACCCCGATCCTGGTGATCGTGGGGCATGACGACATCGAGCGCATGGCCAAGGCGCTGGATCTGGGCGTGAACGACTATCTGATGATGCCGCTGGACGTGAACGAGCTGGTGGCGCGTGTGCGCACCCAGGTGCGGCGCAAGCGCTATCAGGACCGGTTGCGGCAGAATTATCAGCGCTCGATCGCGCTGGCCGCCACCGACGGGCTGACCGGCCTGTATAACCGCCGCTATCTGTCGGCCCATCTGCAACGCATGTTCGTGCGTGCCGGCCATGATGGGCGGCCGCTGGCGGTGCTGATGTTGGACATCGACCACTTCAAGCAGTTGAACGACACCTATGGCCACGACGCCGGCGACCGGGTGCTGCAGGCGATGGCCGACCGGATGACCCGCCATGTCCGCGGTGTCGATCTGGTCGCCCGCTATGGCGGCGAGGAATTCGTGATGGTGCTGCCCGACAGCGATCAGCGTTCCGCCCACGAAGTGGCGGAGCGGGTGCGTTCGGTGATTTCCGGCCAGCCGATCGTGATCGACGACGAGGGCCATCAGGTCACCGTCACCGCCAGCATCGGCGGCAGTCAACTGCGACCCAGCGATCAGGATCCCGACGACATGCTGCGTCGCGCCGACCAGGCGTTGTACCGCGCCAAGGCCGCCGGCCGCGACTGCTTCATTTTCGATCGGCCGGAATAGCCACCTGACCAGGGCCGGAACAG
The nucleotide sequence above comes from Tistrella bauzanensis. Encoded proteins:
- a CDS encoding ROK family protein, producing MTTAAPRPSAPARPRPSAPARPDDSHPTTARPAAPAPVLLGIDLGGTKIAGIAIDRLSGRTLAHMRVPTPRDDYAGTLAAIGDLATRLEQAARIAPTGIAQTGIAPTGIAPTGMLPIGIGIPGAISPKTGLVKNANSLWLNDRPLDRDLAAASGRAVRLANDANCLAVSEASDGAAAGAGVVFAVILGTGVGGGIAIQGRVHHGADAIAGEWGHVPMPWAQPWSRTAGAALPPDADRVPELPGPACYCGRSGCIETLLSGPGLAGDAARLRGQDEASALACRSAEAVIADARQGDEMAIAAIMRWRHRLGRAFAMVINLLDPDAIVIGGGLSQVPELMDAITCDPTPLIGPWLFSDRVRTPVVVARHGDDSGVRGAARLWDVAR
- a CDS encoding response regulator, translated to MPKTVLIVEDNDLNMKLFNDLLEANGYVTLQTRDGMEALKIAREQHPDLILMDIQLPEVSGLDVTKWIKADDELRTIPIIAVTAFAMKGDEEKILDAGCEGYISKPISVTPFLETVRKFLD
- a CDS encoding PleD family two-component system response regulator, which produces MPGRVLVVDDLLPNLKLFEAKLTAEYYDVDLAQNGEAALLRAQVHPPDIVLLDIMMPGMDGYEVCRRLKSDPDTAHIPVVMVTALSDSVERVRALEAGADDFLTKPINDAALFARVRSLTRLKMILDELRLREQTISDFGVGAAAPLPLDESADGARVLVVDDSEIERDFLANRLKKTHSVSAVGTALEALDLARTEGFDLIVVNMLIETFDPLRLCSQMRAIDETRQTPILVIVGHDDIERMAKALDLGVNDYLMMPLDVNELVARVRTQVRRKRYQDRLRQNYQRSIALAATDGLTGLYNRRYLSAHLQRMFVRAGHDGRPLAVLMLDIDHFKQLNDTYGHDAGDRVLQAMADRMTRHVRGVDLVARYGGEEFVMVLPDSDQRSAHEVAERVRSVISGQPIVIDDEGHQVTVTASIGGSQLRPSDQDPDDMLRRADQALYRAKAAGRDCFIFDRPE